A genomic stretch from Desulfolutivibrio sulfodismutans DSM 3696 includes:
- a CDS encoding LamG-like jellyroll fold domain-containing protein, which yields MMPGIAAAFVSAGSFTVAGDLTADFTAGVRVLADCGVDGTPLGVVTGSSYASPNTTVTVTLDSGSLTANLTHVWHGNDIPASLCNHAAQHMSGARDALTPANIGAMPADRRVDTVAPLYGGGNLWSNLNLGIAPADTDGQGTVELATSAEAVAGTDTARVPPISALRQAYRSWQRDDAGRFPGLILPAYNLFAPNLALPGTTAFSRASSGWVLGAAGIVKSYATNAPRYDYDTSGNLLGLRIEGAATRLNTIAAAPTAPENVTVTAQAYTISFYGTGSVVLSGAHAATVNGAGALPARVSYTFTPTAGTLTLTPSGTVQHLQVEARSFATSPILGEGSAVTRAADVATVALSGIDFNTAEGTIYCDFSFAGVSVQQRLFYVDDGTNNNVLSLFVSAGNKITMAATSSGTAIVYTEAASTIVANTMYKAAFSFKNNSYHLVVDGGSAVSDTSGAMPSSLTTLRLGHALGAIQPLYGAIRHFAYFPRALTTAQLQAMTL from the coding sequence ATGATGCCCGGCATCGCGGCCGCTTTCGTCTCGGCCGGATCGTTCACGGTGGCGGGCGACCTGACGGCGGATTTCACGGCCGGGGTGCGGGTGCTGGCCGACTGCGGTGTGGACGGGACGCCGCTTGGGGTCGTCACCGGGTCGAGCTATGCCTCGCCCAACACCACGGTGACGGTCACGCTGGACAGCGGCAGCCTGACGGCGAATCTCACGCACGTCTGGCACGGCAACGACATCCCGGCCTCGCTGTGCAATCATGCCGCGCAGCACATGTCCGGGGCGCGAGATGCCCTCACCCCGGCGAACATCGGGGCTATGCCCGCAGACCGGCGGGTGGACACCGTTGCGCCCTTGTATGGTGGCGGCAACTTGTGGTCCAATTTGAATTTGGGGATTGCCCCTGCGGATACCGACGGTCAGGGGACGGTTGAACTGGCGACCTCTGCGGAGGCCGTGGCTGGGACCGACACGGCCAGGGTTCCCCCTATTTCGGCTTTGCGCCAGGCCTACCGCTCCTGGCAACGCGACGACGCCGGGAGGTTCCCGGGCCTGATCCTGCCCGCCTACAACCTTTTCGCGCCGAATCTGGCCCTGCCCGGCACGACGGCGTTTTCCCGGGCATCGTCGGGCTGGGTGCTGGGCGCGGCCGGGATCGTCAAATCCTACGCCACCAATGCCCCGCGATATGACTACGATACGTCCGGCAATCTGCTCGGCCTGCGCATCGAGGGCGCGGCCACGCGCTTAAACACCATCGCCGCCGCGCCTACGGCCCCGGAAAACGTCACGGTCACGGCCCAGGCATACACCATTTCGTTTTACGGGACCGGCAGCGTGGTCCTGTCTGGGGCGCACGCGGCCACGGTCAACGGCGCGGGCGCGCTCCCGGCCCGGGTGAGCTACACGTTCACGCCCACGGCCGGAACGCTGACGCTCACCCCCTCCGGGACGGTCCAGCACCTCCAGGTGGAGGCGAGGTCGTTCGCCACCTCGCCGATCCTGGGAGAGGGCAGCGCCGTGACCCGTGCGGCGGACGTGGCGACTGTGGCCCTGTCCGGGATCGATTTCAACACGGCCGAAGGGACGATTTATTGTGATTTTAGTTTTGCTGGGGTGTCTGTGCAACAGCGGCTGTTTTATGTGGACGACGGAACAAATAATAACGTTTTGTCGTTGTTTGTTTCAGCGGGTAACAAAATTACAATGGCGGCAACATCCAGCGGGACGGCAATTGTCTACACAGAGGCGGCATCAACGATTGTTGCGAATACCATGTATAAGGCGGCGTTCTCTTTCAAAAACAATAGCTACCACCTCGTTGTAGATGGCGGATCGGCTGTTTCGGATACATCCGGCGCAATGCCGTCGTCGCTTACCACACTAAGATTGGGACACGCGCTCGGGGCGATACAACCGTTGTACGGTGCTATACGCCATTTTGCCTATTTCCCCCGAGCCCTGACCACCGCGCAACTCCAGGCCATGACCCTGTAA